The Helicobacter pylori genome includes a window with the following:
- the pheS gene encoding phenylalanine--tRNA ligase subunit alpha: MHTLIERLEKVTNSKELEEVRLNALGKKGVFADKFNQLKNLNGEEKNAFAKEIHHYKQAFERAFELKKKAIIELELEERLKKEKIDVSLFNAIKTSSSHPLNYTKNKIIEFFTPLGYKLEIGSLVEDDFHNFSALNLPPYHPARDMQDTFYFKDHKLLRTHTSPVQIHTMQEQTPPIKMICLGETFRCDYDLTHTPMFHQIEGLVVDQKGNIRFTHLKGVIEDFLHYFFGGVKLRWRSSFFPFTEPSAEVDISCVFCKQEGCRVCSHTGWLEVLGCGMVNNAVFEAIGYENMSGFAFGMGIERLAMLTCQINDLRSFFETDLRVLESF, encoded by the coding sequence TTGCACACCTTAATAGAGCGATTAGAAAAGGTTACTAATAGCAAAGAGTTAGAAGAAGTGCGCTTGAATGCTTTGGGTAAAAAAGGGGTTTTTGCGGATAAATTCAACCAACTCAAAAATCTGAACGGCGAAGAAAAAAACGCCTTTGCCAAAGAAATCCACCATTATAAGCAAGCGTTTGAAAGAGCCTTTGAATTGAAAAAAAAGGCTATTATAGAGCTTGAATTAGAAGAACGCTTGAAAAAAGAAAAAATTGATGTGAGCTTGTTTAACGCTATCAAAACAAGCTCTTCTCACCCTTTGAATTATACTAAAAATAAAATCATTGAATTTTTCACCCCATTAGGATACAAGCTTGAAATCGGCTCTTTAGTGGAAGATGATTTCCATAATTTCAGCGCTTTAAACTTGCCTCCTTACCATCCTGCAAGAGACATGCAAGACACTTTCTATTTTAAAGATCACAAGCTTTTAAGGACCCACACTTCGCCCGTGCAAATCCACACCATGCAAGAACAAACCCCACCCATTAAGATGATTTGTTTAGGCGAAACCTTTAGGTGCGATTATGACTTGACCCACACGCCCATGTTCCATCAAATTGAAGGGCTTGTCGTGGATCAAAAAGGGAATATCCGTTTCACACATTTAAAAGGCGTGATCGAAGACTTTTTGCATTATTTCTTTGGTGGCGTGAAATTAAGATGGCGCTCTAGCTTTTTCCCTTTCACAGAGCCAAGCGCTGAAGTGGATATTAGTTGCGTGTTTTGCAAGCAAGAAGGCTGTAGGGTTTGCTCGCACACAGGCTGGCTAGAAGTGTTGGGTTGCGGCATGGTCAATAATGCGGTGTTTGAAGCCATAGGGTATGAGAATATGAGCGGGTTTGCTTTTGGCATGGGGATTGAAAGATTGGCTATGCTGACTTGCCAAATCAATGATTTGCGCAGTTTTTTTGAAACTGATTTGAGGGTGTTGGAGAGCTTTTAA
- a CDS encoding histidine triad nucleotide-binding protein — translation MNVFEKIIKGEIPCSKILENERFLSFYDINPKAKVHALVIPKQSIQDFNGITPELMAQMTSFIFEVVEKLGIKEKGYKLLTNVGKNAGQEVMHLHFHILSGDKH, via the coding sequence ATGAATGTGTTTGAAAAAATAATCAAAGGCGAAATCCCTTGTTCTAAGATTTTAGAAAACGAGCGTTTCTTATCCTTTTATGACATTAACCCTAAAGCTAAAGTGCATGCGTTAGTGATACCCAAACAAAGCATTCAGGATTTTAACGGCATCACCCCAGAGCTTATGGCGCAAATGACAAGTTTTATTTTTGAAGTGGTGGAAAAATTAGGCATCAAAGAGAAGGGTTACAAGCTTTTAACGAATGTGGGTAAAAACGCAGGGCAAGAGGTGATGCATTTGCATTTTCATATTTTAAGCGGAGACAAACATTAA
- a CDS encoding aminotransferase class V-fold PLP-dependent enzyme, with the protein MQAFLNRSFAPLLNPNENPLEQVKSSIILKKGVSYFDWGASGLASVLVEKRVKSLLPYYANAHSVASKHAILMGMLLKECQEKLKRSLNLSDGYCVLSAGYGASSAIKKFQEILGVCIPSKTKKNLEPYLKDMALKRVIVGPYEHHSNEISWREGLCEVVRIPLNEHGLLDLEILEQTLKKSPNSLVSMSAASNVTGLLTPLKEVSSLCKKYKTTLALDLANFSVHANPKDCEYQTGFYAPHKLLGGIGGCGLLGISKDLIDTQIAPSFSAGGVIKYANRTRHEFIDELPLREEFGTPGLLQFYRSALAYQLRDECGLDFIHKKENNLLRVLMHGLKDLPAINIYGNLTASRVGVVAFNIGGISPYDLARVLSYEYAIETRAGCSCAGPYGHDLLNLNAQKSSDFNAKPGWLRVSLHFTHSINDIDYLLDSLKKAVKKLR; encoded by the coding sequence GTGCAAGCGTTTTTAAATAGGAGTTTTGCTCCCTTACTCAACCCTAACGAGAATCCTTTAGAGCAAGTTAAATCCAGTATTATTTTAAAAAAAGGGGTGTCTTATTTTGACTGGGGGGCTTCAGGTTTAGCGAGCGTTTTAGTGGAAAAGCGCGTGAAATCTTTACTGCCTTATTACGCGAACGCTCATTCTGTCGCTTCTAAACATGCGATTTTAATGGGCATGCTTTTAAAAGAGTGCCAAGAAAAGTTGAAGCGTTCTTTAAATTTGAGCGATGGTTATTGCGTCTTGAGTGCGGGGTATGGGGCGAGTTCAGCGATTAAGAAATTTCAAGAAATTTTAGGGGTGTGTATCCCTTCAAAAACGAAGAAAAATTTAGAGCCGTATTTGAAAGATATGGCTTTAAAGCGTGTGATTGTAGGGCCTTATGAGCATCATTCTAATGAGATTAGCTGGCGTGAAGGCTTGTGTGAAGTGGTGCGTATCCCTTTAAATGAACATGGTTTATTGGATTTAGAAATTTTAGAGCAAACTTTAAAAAAATCCCCTAACAGCCTGGTTTCTATGAGCGCGGCTTCTAATGTAACCGGACTGCTCACGCCCTTAAAAGAAGTTTCATCATTGTGTAAGAAATATAAGACCACTTTAGCTTTGGATTTAGCGAATTTTAGCGTGCATGCTAACCCTAAAGATTGCGAATACCAAACCGGTTTTTATGCGCCTCATAAGCTTTTAGGGGGTATTGGAGGGTGCGGTCTTTTAGGCATTTCTAAAGATTTGATTGACACTCAAATCGCCCCGAGTTTTAGCGCAGGGGGCGTGATTAAATACGCTAATCGCACACGGCATGAATTTATTGATGAATTGCCTTTAAGAGAAGAGTTTGGCACGCCAGGATTGTTGCAATTTTACAGGAGCGCTCTAGCGTATCAATTGAGAGATGAATGCGGTTTGGATTTTATCCATAAGAAAGAAAACAACCTTTTAAGAGTGCTCATGCATGGCTTAAAAGACTTGCCCGCTATTAATATTTATGGGAATTTAACAGCGAGTCGTGTGGGGGTAGTGGCTTTTAATATTGGGGGGATTTCGCCCTATGATTTAGCGAGAGTTTTAAGCTATGAATACGCTATTGAAACCCGGGCAGGTTGCTCTTGCGCGGGGCCTTATGGGCATGATTTATTGAATCTTAACGCTCAAAAGTCAAGCGATTTTAACGCTAAACCCGGATGGCTTAGAGTGAGCTTGCATTTCACGCATTCCATAAACGATATTGATTATTTGCTGGACAGCTTGAAAAAAGCGGTTAAAAAATTGCGTTAA
- a CDS encoding DUF3972 domain-containing protein: MDILDLNKAQAVQPNEQEVEDKERELKEPVVLEDLSALAWLELEEFSRLSGLPKERILELVNLGKIKSKISHNKLLIDASSGTNALIKKVENNLISMDMNGRSLEPVFMEKTINTILNLHDKVISAKDETISAFKNENMFLKDALISMQEVYEEDKKTIDLLRDELNQAREEIEFMKRKYRLMWGKVADMSSVNKK; this comes from the coding sequence TTGGATATTTTAGATTTGAACAAAGCGCAAGCGGTGCAACCAAATGAGCAAGAGGTAGAGGATAAAGAGCGAGAGTTAAAAGAGCCGGTGGTTTTAGAAGATTTGAGCGCTTTAGCATGGCTTGAATTAGAAGAGTTTAGCCGCCTTTCAGGGCTTCCTAAAGAAAGGATCTTGGAATTAGTGAATCTTGGTAAAATCAAGAGCAAAATAAGCCACAACAAGCTTTTAATTGATGCGAGCAGCGGGACAAACGCTTTAATCAAAAAGGTAGAAAATAATTTGATTTCTATGGATATGAACGGGCGTTCTTTAGAACCTGTGTTTATGGAAAAGACCATTAACACGATTTTAAACTTGCATGATAAGGTCATTAGCGCTAAAGATGAAACGATTTCAGCCTTTAAAAATGAAAACATGTTTTTAAAAGACGCTTTAATCTCTATGCAAGAAGTCTATGAAGAAGATAAAAAAACCATCGATCTTTTGCGAGATGAACTCAATCAAGCGAGAGAAGAAATTGAATTTATGAAGAGGAAATACCGCTTGATGTGGGGGAAAGTCGCTGACATGAGCAGCGTGAATAAAAAGTAG